The Cottoperca gobio unplaced genomic scaffold, fCotGob3.1 fCotGob3_293arrow_ctg1, whole genome shotgun sequence genomic sequence AGTGAAGTTCGTTGTAAAATAAACTCTTGGCAGGATATTTATCTCGCACCACGTTGCCGATGTAATGAAGCAAagtctgtttcctgtctgtggaCTTTGTCTCCAGGAGCTGAAggacaaacacactttatacaTTGTcctcaaatataaatgtgtgtgtgtgtgtgtgtgtgtgtgtgtgtgtgtgtgtgtgtgtgtgtgtgtgtgtgtgtgtgggtaacATGGAGAGGGGCTatgtcggacccctgtcaactcaccactggggtacctcagggctctgtcctggggcctctcctcttttcactgtacaccaactcaattggctctatCATTCCCTCCCAtggtttctcctaccacagctacgcagatgacactcaactgattctgtcttttcccagatctgaaaccaggtggaggcacggatctctgcttgtctggctgatatctctcggtggatggccgcacatcacttgaaactcaaccttgacaagactgagctccttttccttccgggtaagggctctcccattCAAGACCTCAcaatcaacatcggcacctctgctgtttccccgactctgactgcaaggaatctgggtgtaacgctggacaaccaactgtccttcggtcccaacatcgctgcaacaacccgctcctgcaaacacactctgtacaacatcaggaggacacgtcccctcctgcagacacactctgtacaacatcaggaggacacgtaccctcctgcagagacactctgtacaacatcaggaggacacgtcccctcctgtagacacactctgtacaacatcaggaggacacgtcccctcctgcagagacactctgtacaacatcaagaggacacgtcccctcctgtagacactctgtacatcatcaggaggacacgtcccctcctgcagagacactctgtacaacatcaggaggacacgtcccctcctgcagacactctgtgcaacatcaggaggacacgtcccctactgactcagaaggcgacgcgggttcttgttcaggctctagtcatctcacgccttgactactgcaactccctcctcgctggattgcctgcatgtgccatccgacctctacagctcatccaaaatgcagcagcccgactggtcttcaatctacccaagttctcccacactacaccgcttctccgctctcttcactggctaccagtggcggcccgaatctgcttcaagactctggtgctggcctactgtgctgtgaatggatcagcaccttcctacatccaggccatggtcgaaccatacaccccagagCATTCACTTTGCTCTGCGTCGGCCAATCAGCgcgccactccctcactgcgagtgggacccagatttccctcaaacaaaaccgcctgtttgctatcctgctccaaaatggtggaacgacctccccattggtgtcaggacagcagacttaacaccttctgtcgcagactgaaaactcacctgtttcgactgcacctcggcgaatgaagaaaacaaaataactgttctttgtatgttgcacttaaatATTGGTTtagcttatttatagctaatagttgaatttgtattctattgtttctgtatgttgcacttcaaactggcttatttgaagacagtgttcacttatacgattgtacctgtttgaagctattgtacttacaagattcttgctgtatctccaggattgtttgcactttttgtacgtcgctttggacaaaactgtcagctaaatgaactgtaatgtaatgtgtgtgtgtgtgtgtgtgtgtgtgtgtgtgtgtgtgtgtgtgtgtgtgtgtgtgtgtgtgtgtgtgtgtgtgtgtgtgtgtgtgtgttaccaggTCTAAACTCTGCAGTTTGAATCCGTACACAGCTCCTCTCTTACTGCTGTTCATGTAGTTCCCCAGAGCCAAGATGATCTACATCagaaatatatagtttaattcttattatatattatacatattatacacaaagacaatatgtgcacatactgtatatttaaatatatttatattaaaacactGACCTCCAGGATCTTCTTAAGCTTCGTAGACGACTTTATAGAAACTGAAGCAGCGATGATGGCGTGGAGTTgctgagaggaaacacaaaagagTGAGACAGTtcacatctgtctgtctacctgtctctctacctccctGTCACCCTGTTCTTCTTACCGGAGTTAACATCTGCACGTTGTCGGTGAAGTTGCCCATGAAGGTCATGATGGTCATGCGCTGGTTGAGACGCTCGATACGGCTGAACTGCATCATGAAGCGGTCTTCATCGCTCAGCGCCTCCAGAGGTTTCCTGTCCCTCTCATACTGCCTGAGAAGTTTCACCTCGGCCTCCGTCGGCAGGAAACGCATCAGACACTCCACAAAGTCGACCCGCACCGTCCGCAAGTCgaacctgcagaaacacaaaataagtgTTGAGTTACAGGGAACCTCTCTGTAAGTCCGGACCCATGAAACTAAAAACCAGAAGAACAGAGCGAGTGAACCGTCAATCAACGGACATTCAGCCGGAAATCAAGATTGTTTCCAATTTCATCTTTTACACTCCAATTGTACCTTATTACTCTTAATGGTAGAGTTACTTGTGGAGgttattacactttttttattggTAGTCATGGACTTACGTGTGGATGGCGCGAcaggtgacctctgacccctggcCGGCCTTCCTCAGAGTAATGGCGAGGTTTTTGGATCTGTTGGCGTCCAGCAGAGAAACTTTGGACGGAGCTTTCTGAGGAAGTTTTTGTCTGGATAGAGTCAAGTCCACCGCCGGGCCCTGAGCCTTCGTCTTAAACAGCTCCTCAAACTCCtccacattaatattctgagagacagacaggttcaGAGACAGATaggtacagagacagacaggtatgtatatctgtatgttacCTGCAGGATGGCCTCGTCGTCAATGTCGTTGAACACGGTCCCGTTGATCTGACTCGGCTTCAGAGCGACCCAGTTCAACACCGGCATCCGGAACTTCGTCTGGATCGGCTTCTTTATCTTCACCGCTGCACCGCAagagagacaggtgagcagagagacaggtgagcagaGTTGAGGTGAGTGGATTTACTCTCAGAaggatgaaatatgaaataaagagGAAGGTGTTTAAATGTAAGATTGTAAGTAAACGTACAGAATAACTTGAGAGGACCCTCTGTCAGCAAAACGAGAGAAAACATGGTACAACAACAAGTTAATTACCAGTAGTAGTTATTTCAAATCAGAAAGTGCCGCTGTAGTAAGTAAATCAcacaaattaaatgtgattttatacGACATTTGGATATGAGCTCTCCTGACTCTTCAATTACAAGCAGGAAACGTACAACTTGGAGGTTTTATCTCTTCAAccaaacatgttgtacaagaGATAATTGGTCATTTGTGGcattaaagagagagagtgatactTAAAATTCCATGTTTTCTGTGCAGCTTTCCCGTGAACGCATCATTCAAAGTCTCACCTGCGAGTCCGGAGTTGAAGATGACTGTGGGTGACCCCCCCGACCCTGGTAGAGGGGGGGCTacgggggggggagggggaggcaTGGGGACGGAGGACGAGAGCTCGCTGGTCCGacatggaggaggggggggaggagggggaggagggggaggaggagcagggtaTGACCCATTGGACACTTTAAAGTCAAATAgaaagtttaaatgtttgttagtaaatgtttaatattctgAGAATTTAGAAGTTTTACTGCAGTTTATGACAAAATATCTTAACGAGCGCTCTGATTGGTGGAGGAGAAACTCACATGAGCCTGGCAttggtggtggagggggggggaggaggtggggcAGGCATCTCTGGAGCGCCGCTCATCCCTGGTCCCATGCTGTGATAGGCTAAGGTCTCAGGACTATGGAGACCAATCATTGGTTAACTCAcagcataaataaacacaagaactaaatatatgttttggtGACATCATAAAATATTCATGAAAATATTCAAAGTTTCACCTGGGGGACAGGTTAGGACAGGGTGGAGGTGAGGGGGAGGCGGAGTCCCCCACCCCCccgtctccctctcctcttggGGGTTGAGGAGCTCCAGGTCCTCCGGCTTGCTGCGCCTCTTGCGCCTGGCGCTCCAGACGACTCTGCCGTCGGATCGTCTGGTCCTTCTCCCGAACTATCCGCCGCAGCGTGTGCACCTGAGAGTTTGTGCTCGCATGCACCTCCTGCATGGGTGGAGTGGGGGGGAGGAACAGTACAACATTTCAGGAAATCTTTACTGATCAGGTTCAGAAACAGATGATGGAGCAGGTACTAGGTTAGCATAGCCCTGATCAACCAAACTCTATTCAGAAAACAAggtttttaattctattttcaTTCTTGTTTAATtctacaaacacaacattaaattaAACCTCTATGCTGATGACACTCAGCTGTACGTAACGTAAACtctaaaataatacttttttaatgttaaaaaggCCTTTGTGTAGTAAACCGTATTAATTGGTCTCCATGATAACAGGTGTTTGTCTTTACGGTCTCCATGGTAACAGCACTGACCCTGGCGTGGTCAAGCTCCTTGTTCGTCTGCATCAGCTGCTTTTCCAGTTCTACGATCTTCAGCATTGCCTCGTTCTCCACGTCCAGCACACGCTCCGACATCTGAGAGACAGtcaggtcagagagagagacaggtcagagagagagacaggtcagtACAACAGCCcatagagagagacatgtgAGTACGACagcacagagagtgagacaggtcagtacacctgtctgtctcaccgTGCTCAGGCTCTCTTCCAGCTCCTCGACTCGCTCCAGCGCGGCGGTTTTGGTTTCGGCGTCCTCCAGCAGTGTGCCGACGTCGAACACATTGTCGAGGTACGCCTGAATCTGAACCTGCAGCCTGTCGCTCTCCGTGTGCTTCAGCCTCTGGGgtgagacaggtagagagacaggtaAAACGCAGGGAGACAGGCTTGTGAATGGCTGACAGCGGGTCATGTGGACAGGTTTACCTCCAGGTGTTCGTCGAGGTTGAGTTTGGTGAAGTCGTACTGCAGGTGAACCCTGAAGTTCATGTCCTCCACCGAGTGTACCACAATGTTGATGAACTGCATGCACGCCACCTGACCCCCGTCACCAcggcaacaacacacacacagtcacttaGCAACCAGTTATTAACCTTTAATCATAGGGaagtaaatgttattatttatttaataatattatgtgTGTACGACTGCTTATTAGGGCCATTGAGCTGGGGCAGGCTCAAAGTTCAGACAAAGTAAATCCTTCGTACCAAAAAGTCGATGTTGTCATCTTCGTTCTTAAAATGTTCCATCAACTTCTCAAAACGCATTGACTCGGAACACACCTGCAACAGACCAATTAATTAAGACATCAACTAATTGATCAATACatcaattaaaacataaaataataaatggatcaattaatcaatgaatAGCCAATAATTCAACCATAATtcatcagtctgtgtgtgtgtgtgtgtgtgtgtgtgtgtgtgtgtgtgtgtgtatttacagttttGAAGTTGTCGAAGGCTGACAGGATGATCTCGTGTCCTCCTCTGACCAAACAAACTGCCGCCAACAACTCCAACACCAGAGCCTTCGTCCTgatgaggagagacagacaggtgcagagagacagacaggtgcagagagacagacaggtgaaaaGGTGAGAGTGTGTACTTTGTGCGTAGTAcgtgtactttgtgtgtattatgtgtaaTTTTTGTAAAGTATGTGTTCTTTGTGCGTAGTATATTTGTGTAGTATGTGTGTACTATAAGTAGTGTATGTGTACTTTGTGCCTAGTATGCGTGTACTGTGTGTGGAGTATATGTGTACTGTGTGCCTAGTAtatgtgtactttgtgtgtagtatatgtgtactgtgtgcgtagtatgtgtgtactgtgtgtagtaTATGTGTACTTTGTGTACCTGGGGTTCCTGTTGTTGAGGCTCAGTGCGATTTCATTGACAGCGTGAGGATGGGACATCACCATGTTGAATCCGTACTGAGGGAGAAGAGTTAAAGTACTTTatttagtaaatatatatatatatataaagtactttagaatatatatatatatatatatatatatatatatattacaaagtacgtattatacagtatataaagtgtatgtatgtatatatatatatatatatatatatatatacatacagtggcgtgccgtgcatttcacacctaagccttcagtgatgtcatacacagtcctacctgaattattccacctcttaataccattattatgacgccatggctctagaccaggggtgtccaaactacggcccgtgGGCCGACTGCGGCCGtagtccatttttaattggcccgcagcaaattctaaaagtataatggaatttggcccagatagaaacctgcgcttgaatgttttgtacttcttagttctaactcagaaacacagttttgacttgccagctaacttaaaacatcacgtgtcagataaagcttgtgctttagatgtttactgattgcatgtgatgagagcacagatgagacggacaccgcacagctgttcattgtttttgcggggagttgatgATAACTTTTGGaagttacggaagagctgcttggtcttaggagtctaaagggcacaacataattcgagcacgaggactttaccacagaggaTTTCAAGCTTCCCtgtgatgtcgatgctgaatgtggacgcactccaccgttctgatgtgcgctggctgagtcgcggctccgtgctgcagcgggtttattccctgagatcagacactgatctgtttttgaaagagaaggagcgacctcttcatgagctgagagacccaccatgtttggcagacctggttagttgatcttactggtcatctcaacactgaacaagagccgactgctacatgaaagcattctgtgtgaagctccgtctctctgagacacaactacacaacttcCATGTTGGGCACTTCCCCACttaaatatgtgagcaaacattttctctgaacaaaagcagattaagaacctaaatgagcgacagcatctctgtgatgtccttcgtatctcaaccaccaaacttactcctgacctgcagcatccttcagtccacagcatcactgctcccattacaggagagttaaaacatatattacacagtatttatgttaataagctcaatgtttcaatacattcagtcaattaaagttgttaacattttctaactaacgttagttgatgtgttaacaagcccaataacttatttgtttaacaagcttgagatatatccatcgcctttctccctcaccctcccctgagtggcccagcccttcgtatatgTTTCTGTATATGGCCCtctgtgaaaaaggtttggacacccctgctctagaaactataaatttagacagaaacgcagtatcaccgggcgttgcatcaccttaacatagtcaagtacaacagagttatattaatatttctgaagCATTtctaatcaataaatccgcatttccctatttttgttcaccctttcgttgcGGAGCTCCGTTTCCttgcgcacttgttcgttgagctgtagatccactcgggtgtcccaaaggttttcaaaagcaccgttgcttgtaaaTGCCCAGctgtgctttggtgtctcgttgctgccttggttagacaactcaagtttccaaacccagtgtggctccaaacaccaaatcgatcagttgtaaatagcaggcttTCTCagcagtacagtgtgcagtgcctctcggaggctgtgatttaaaagtgttggacaaaccctgtgataggctcgctagcgtcggggttggccgttcttctcacgatgtctagcttttcttgaaaagttcgtcttgaaaatggcgttgcaaatatatctgcgaccaaattgatctcttctcctccttcagccattgtgggttgaaaacaaacagcttgtagaaatctaaattagctcgttcaagttcagtttgctagctctgcatagctctgcctctcaatagtgcgtatccaatcaaaagacgtgcacgtgcacgtgctgacgttatcgtacgcctgctagatggccccggtgtcgccaactcgacatctgattggttaacgccacagttttgtctccgttcactttaagcgacaggcgctgttgcttctgaaggcctcagggcagatctcttggaccctggcaacacatcatggctgaaatatgattggataaaagctctaacataaaggccagccctccaaatctccatctgaggctggaagcagcgcaaccaagaggaaagctatgccatgaagagaatagactctggggaataatttaagacatatttgtggaagaaaatatataaaaattaaatgtatattctgatgatgtttaggccagcagagaaggccttgctggccctgacggcccaccactgtatatatatatatatatatatatatatatatatatatatatatgataaatataaagtatatgtatatataggtgTTACCTGGTAGTTCATGACGGCTCTCAGACACATGACACAGACGTGAACGTCGTCTTTCTTACAGACGAGTCGAGAATTCTTCAGAGTTCGACGACTCGGCAGCGTGTTGGAGCGAGTCACCATCGcagagctgacacacacacacacacacacacagatattagtTTATTAAGTTTATAAAGTTCATTGGTCACCAGATAAAGCGACGTGTCACATTAAtgactttacttttacttttagagacatttaaaaagttctCTCAAAATCTGCCTCACAATAAATACgaatctctctgtgtctctgtgtgtctctgtgtgttttgtgtgtgtgtctgtgtgtgtctctgtgagtctgtgtgtctctgtgtgtctctgtgtgtgtctctctctctctctgtctctgtgtgtgtgtgtgtgtgtgtgtctctctgtctctgtgtgtgtctgtgtgtgtctctgtgagtttctgtgtgtctctgtgtgtctctgtgtgtgtctctctctctctgtgtctctgtgtgtgtgtgtgtgtctctctgtctctgtgtgtgtctgtgtgtgtctctgtgtgtctctgtgtgtctctgtgtgtgtgtctctctctctgtgtctctgtgtgtgtctctgtgtgtgtgtctctctctgtgtgtctctgtgtgtgtctctctctctgtgtgtctctgtgtgtgtgtctctgtgtgtatctctgtgtgtctctgtgtgtgtctctctgtgtgtgtctctgtgtgtgtctctctctctgtgtgtctctgtgtgtctctgtgtgtgtctctgtgtgtctctgtgtgtctctgtgtgtgtctctgtgtgtgtctctgtgtgtctctgtgtgtgtctctgtgtgtgtctctgtgtgtgtctctgtgtgtctctgtgtctctgtgtgtgtgtcacctgaTGGAGTGGCGTGCTGCTCGGGGGGCGGAGgatgagggggaggggaggctACAGTCTCCGTGGAGATCCTCGATGGAGCGGCTCCAGGGCGAGTCGATGGACGCGGCGTCTCCTGCGACCTCTGGCTGCTCGCCATCGAACCTGAACATCAACACCTGAGCGTCAGTATTATGGGATGGAAACATGCTAACTCTCGCTATAGATGTTCATCTGCACCAGAAAACATGAAGAAGAGATCAAGCATGTGGCAGTCTTctaacatatttaataatatactaaatactgtcttaaatcatatttaatgatatatatatataaatgatatatacatattatattaaatgatctataaatatataaataatatataaatattatataaaatgatctataaatatataaataatatataaatattatattaaatgatctataaatatataaattatatataaatattatattaaatgatctataaatatataaattatatataaatatattcaataataataacatctgTGGGTTCAGACTCACGTGACGGCGTACTGTGCGAAGGACAAATATTCCACCAGAA encodes the following:
- the fmnl2b gene encoding LOW QUALITY PROTEIN: formin-like protein 2 (The sequence of the model RefSeq protein was modified relative to this genomic sequence to represent the inferred CDS: deleted 2 bases in 2 codons); the protein is MGNAESMESQLAVIRSRAAPVRLPMPDPAELEERFSIALNSMNLPPDKVRLLRSYDNDKKWELICDQERFQVKNPPHTYIQKLRGFLDPAVTRKKFRRRVQESTQMLRELEISLRTNHIGWVREFLNEENRGLDVLVEYLSFAQYAVTFDGEQPEVAGDAASIDSPWSRSIEDLHGDCSLPSPSSSAPRAARHSISSAMVTRSNTLPSRRTLKNSRLVCKKDDVHVCVMCLRAVMNYQYGFNMVMSHPHAVNEIALSLNNRNPRTKALVLELLAAVCLVRGGHEIILSAFDNFKTVCSESMRFEKLMEHFKNEDDNIDFLVACMQFINIVVHSVEDMNFRVHLQYDFTKLNLDEHLERLKHTESDRLQVQIQAYLDNVFDVGTLLEDAETKTAALERVEELEESLSTMSERVLDVENEAMLKIVELEKQLMQTNKELDHAREVHASTNSQVHTLRRIVREKDQTIRRQSRLERQAQEAQQAGGPGAPQPPRGEGDGGVGDSASPSPPPCPNLSPSPETLAYHSMGPGMSGAPEMPAPPPPPPPPPMPGSLSNGSYPAPPPPPPPPPPPPPCRTSELSSSVPMPPPPPPVAPPLPGSGGSPTVIFNSGLAEGPLKLFSVKIKKPIQTKFRMPVLNWVALKPSQINGTVFNDIDDEAILQNINVEEFEELFKTKAQGPAVDLTLSRQKLPQKAPSKVSLLDANRSKNLAITLRKAGQGSEVTCRAIHTFDLRTVRVDFVECLMRFLPTEAEVKLLRQYERDRKPLEALSDEDRFMMQFSRIERLNQRMTIMTFMGNFTDNVQMLTPQLHAIIAASVSIKSSTKLKKILEIILALGNYMNSSKRGAVYGFKLQSLDLLLETKSTDRKQTLLHYIGNVVRDKYPAKSLFYNELHYVDKAAGVSLENVLSDVKELQRGMELTWREFSVQHNAILKDFISRHESRLSKLQEDARIAQDAFEDSVKFFGESSKTMPPSVFFPIFVRFIKAYRLAEEENEQRRRQEQMLLEKLEQEEQQEEEEATKSPSHRGKRQQQELLTEIRRRQGKDSRHVYEGKDGAIEDIITALKTVPFTARSAKRSSRFFCEPPHPEEHY